In Pseudothermotoga hypogea DSM 11164 = NBRC 106472, the following are encoded in one genomic region:
- a CDS encoding alpha/beta hydrolase, with the protein MWIKEFQGNEGHVILVHGLGEHAKRYQWLVDLLIPRFGVTLFDLPGHGESEGKRGHASFSEIFNIIDELVSRHPGCFLMGHSLGGLIAIRYVELRNNVKGLIVTSPALHLPNSNIALRTVASIFSILAPALTFDNGINPNDLSTNPEAVQKYVADPLVHRRISARLAADLFKHSQMALKEAHRIKVPTFVAVGSEDRVTLPTGARQFFENLTVKDRVLKVYQGSYHELFEDSYNAEVFKLDLLSWLNSHR; encoded by the coding sequence GTGTGGATAAAAGAGTTTCAAGGAAATGAAGGGCACGTGATTTTGGTGCACGGTCTCGGTGAGCATGCGAAACGTTATCAATGGCTTGTCGATTTGCTCATTCCACGGTTCGGAGTGACCCTCTTTGACTTGCCGGGTCACGGAGAGAGCGAGGGAAAGCGTGGCCATGCGAGTTTTTCGGAAATCTTCAACATCATCGACGAGCTGGTCTCTCGTCATCCTGGCTGTTTCCTCATGGGTCACAGCCTGGGCGGGCTCATCGCGATCCGATACGTAGAATTGAGGAACAACGTGAAGGGTCTAATAGTCACCTCACCCGCACTGCATCTTCCTAACAGCAACATAGCTTTGAGAACAGTTGCTTCAATCTTTTCGATCTTGGCACCGGCGTTGACCTTCGACAACGGGATAAACCCGAACGATCTTTCCACCAATCCAGAGGCAGTTCAAAAGTACGTGGCGGACCCATTGGTCCACAGGAGAATTTCTGCAAGACTTGCAGCAGACCTTTTCAAACACAGTCAGATGGCTTTGAAAGAAGCTCACAGGATAAAGGTTCCAACCTTCGTTGCTGTAGGTAGTGAGGATAGAGTGACGCTTCCAACCGGGGCGAGGCAGTTCTTCGAAAACCTCACGGTGAAGGACCGGGTTCTCAAAGTGTACCAAGGATCTTACCACGAGCTGTTCGAAGACAGCTACAACGCCGAAGTATTTAAACTGGATCTTCTAAGCTGGCTAAATTCACACCGTTGA